A genomic region of Paenibacillus sp. PL2-23 contains the following coding sequences:
- the fliJ gene encoding flagellar export protein FliJ, translating to MASFHYSFQKIVDLKTSEKTQAEWVLSTALSSLQEEEKSLHELREIKSDWENKLQEASQTGMPLSDLRLIGDYIDHLQLRIEQKLKDVWQAERKVEQNRSKLADKMKDEKVWLKAKDHALDRFKQALQLKEQNELDEMATVRFIMPTP from the coding sequence TTGGCTTCCTTTCATTATTCCTTTCAAAAAATTGTAGACCTGAAGACCAGCGAAAAGACGCAGGCGGAATGGGTGCTGTCAACAGCGCTTAGCTCACTGCAAGAGGAAGAAAAGTCGCTCCACGAGCTTAGGGAGATCAAGTCGGATTGGGAGAACAAGCTTCAGGAGGCTTCCCAGACTGGCATGCCATTATCCGATTTGCGGTTGATTGGCGATTACATCGACCACCTGCAGCTGCGCATTGAACAGAAGCTGAAGGATGTATGGCAGGCTGAACGCAAGGTTGAGCAAAACCGTTCGAAGCTTGCAGACAAAATGAAGGACGAAAAGGTGTGGCTGAAAGCCAAAGACCATGCTCTTGATCGTTTTAAGCAGGCTTTGCAGCTGAAGGAGCAGAACGAGCTTGACGAAATGGCGACCGTTAGGTTCATCATGCCTACCCCGTAG